Proteins from one Salinispora arenicola genomic window:
- a CDS encoding Lrp/AsnC family transcriptional regulator — protein MITAIVLIDCATDAIPEVAEALAALPGVSEVYSVAGHVDLIAIVRVREFEQIAEVIAGRISKVSGVLNTDSHIAFRAYSQHDLEETFAIGLANSD, from the coding sequence GTGATCACCGCGATTGTGCTGATCGACTGCGCCACCGACGCGATCCCCGAGGTGGCCGAGGCGCTGGCCGCACTGCCCGGCGTCAGCGAGGTCTACTCGGTAGCTGGGCACGTCGACCTGATCGCGATCGTCCGGGTCCGCGAGTTCGAGCAGATCGCCGAGGTGATCGCGGGGCGCATCTCCAAGGTGTCGGGGGTGCTGAACACCGATTCACACATCGCGTTCCGCGCGTACTCCCAGCACGACCTCGAGGAGACGTTCGCGATCGGCCTCGCCAACTCCGACTGA